The proteins below are encoded in one region of Triticum aestivum cultivar Chinese Spring chromosome 1B, IWGSC CS RefSeq v2.1, whole genome shotgun sequence:
- the LOC123103248 gene encoding defensin Tk-AMP-D2 produces the protein MASPRRMAAAPAVLLLVLLLLVATEMGTMKTAEARTCLSQSHKFKGTCLSNSNCAGVCRTENFPDGECNSHRLERKCFCKRTC, from the exons ATGGCGTCCCCTCGTCGCAtggccgccgcgcccgccgtcctcctcctcgtcctgctcctcctcgtcgccacgG AGATGGGGACGATGAAGACGGCGGAGGCCCGGACGTGCCTGTCGCAGAGCCACAAGTTCAAGGGCACCTGCCTCAGCAACAGCAACTGCGCCGGCGTGTGCCGCACCGAGAACTTCCCCGACGGCGAGTGCAACTCCCACCGCCTCGAGCGCAAGTGCTTCTGCAAGCGCACCTGCTAA